One part of the Salvelinus sp. IW2-2015 linkage group LG28, ASM291031v2, whole genome shotgun sequence genome encodes these proteins:
- the LOC139023197 gene encoding uncharacterized protein, whose translation MGPVREVGMGPVREVGTGPVREVGMGPVREVGMGPVRGGHGPRQRIDRRPHGGGXVLTDQQKWTVVEMSTPVSLQPTPVSLPPLLYPSLPTAYPSLPPLLYPSLSASSTPVSLQPLPQSPSAPLPQSTYSLPSLPPLFYPSLPTAHHSHLHSSTPVYLQPHPVSLHSSTPVSLQPTIVYLHSSTPVYLQPTPVSPLHSSTQSPYSPLQSPSLHSSTPVSLQPTPVSLRSSTPSPYSLPPVYLRSSTPVSLHSSTPVFPPLLHPSLPTAYPSLPPLLYPSLPPLLYPSLPPLLYHSLPPLLYPSLPTAYPVSPPLLYHSLPQLLYPSLPTAHPSLPTATIVSLHSSTPGPTAHHRSPSTPLPQSPYILPQSPSTPYPSLPKPTPVSLQPTIVSLHSSTPVYLQPTQSPYSPPYLPTAYPSLPPLLYPSLPTAYPVYLHSSTPVYLQLPQSPSAPLPPVSLRSSTPVSLQHTISTYAHPVSLHSSTQSPYSPLVYLHSSTPVSLQPTPVSLHSSTPVYLQPTRLPPLFYPSLPTAHHSLPPPSTPVYLQPTPVSLHSSTPVFLQPTIVYLHSSTPVYLQPPQSPSTPLPQSPYSPPYLPTAHHSLLHSSPQSPPLLYPSLPTAYPSLPPLLYPVYEATPVSLPLLYPKSPSTSSTRSLPTAYPSLPPLLYPSLPPLLYPSLASHPLPQSPYSLPQSPSTPLPQSPSTPLPQSTYSLPLSLRSSTPVSSAPLPSLPTAYPSLPPLLYPSLPTAYPSSLHSSTPVSLQPTIVYLHSSTPVYLQPTPVSLPLLYPSLPTAHNSLPPLLYPSLPTAHSSLPPSTPLPQSPYSPLQSPSLHSSTPSPYSLPSLPPLLYPSLPTGHNSLPPLLYPSLPTAYSSLPPSTPLPQSPYSLPQSPSAPLPQSPYRPQ comes from the exons atgggccccgtcagagaggtgggcatgggccccgtcagaGAGGTGGGCACGGGCCCCGtcagagaggtgggcatgggccccgtcagagaggtgggcatgggccccgtcagaggtgggcatgggccccgtcagag AATTGACAGAAGACCCCATGGTGGTGGCRGTGTGCTGACCGACCAGCAGAAGTGGACAGTGGTGGAAATG TCCACCCCAGTCTCCCTACAGCCCACTCCAGTCTCCCtgcctccactcctctaccccagtctccctacagcctaccccagtctccctccactcctctaccccagtctctCCGCTtcctctaccccagtctcccTACAGCCCTTACCCCAGTCTCCCTCCGCTCCTCTACCCCAGTCTACCTACAGCCTACCCAGTCTCCCTCCACTCTTCTACCCCAGTCTCCCTACAGCCCACCATAGTcacctccactcctctaccccagtctACCTACAGCCCCACCcagtctccctccactcctctaccccagtctcccTACAGCCCACAATAGTctacctccactcctctaccccagtctACCTACAGCCCACTCCAGtctcccccctccactcctctacccagtctccctacagcccactccagtctccctccctccactcctctaccccagtctccctacagcctaccccagtctccctccgctcctctacccca tctcccTACAGCCTACCCCCAGTCTACCTCCgctcctctaccccagtctcccttcactcctctaccccagtcttccctccactcctccaccccaGTCTCCCTACAGCCTACCCCAGTCTACCTCCGCTCCTCTACCCCAGTCTACCTCCGCTCCTCTACCCCAGTctacctccactcctctaccacagtctccctccactcctctaccccagtctACCGACAGCCTACCCAgtctcccctccactcctctaccaTAGTCTTCCTCAACTCCTCTACCCCAGTCTACCTACAGCCCACCCCAGTCTACCTACAGCCACCAtagtctccctccactcctctaccccagGTCCTACAGCCCACCATAggtctccctccactcctctaccccagtctccATACATCCTACCCcagtctccctccactccctaccCCAGTCTACCTAAGCCCACCCCAGTCTCCCTACAGCCCACCAtagtctccctccactcctctaccccagtctACCTACAGCCCACCCAGTCTCCCTACAGCCCACCAta tctcccTACAGCCTACCCCAGTCTCCCTCCGCTCCTCTACCCCAGTCTACCGACAGCCTACCCAGTCTACCTCCATTCCTCTACCCCAGTCTACCTACAGCTACCCCAGTCTCCCTCCGCTCCTCTACCCCCAGTCTCCCTCCgctcctctaccccagtctcccTACAGCACACCATA TCTACCTACGCCCACCcagtctccctccactcctctacccaGTCTCCCTACAGCCCCCTAGTctacctccactcctctaccccagtctccctacagcctaccccagtctccctccactcctctaccccagtctACCTACAGCCCACCCGTCTCCCTCCACTCTTCTACCCCAGTCTCCCTACAGCCCACCATAGTCTACCTCCACCCTCTACCCCAGTCTACCTACAGCCCACCCcagtctccctccactcctctaccccagtctTCCTACAGCCCACCATAGTctacctccactcctctaccccagtctACCTACAGCCACCCcagtctccctccactcctctaccccagtctcccTACAGCCCACCATA tctccctacagcccaccatagtctcctccactcctcaccccagtctcctccactcctctaccccagtctccctacagcctaccccagtctccctccactcctctaccccgTCTACGAAGCTACCCCAGTCTCCCTACCGCTCCTCTACCCCAAGTCTCCCTCCACTTCCTCTACCCGCAGTCTCCCTACAGCCTACCCcagtctccctccactcctctaccccagtctccctccgctcctctaccccagtctcGCCTCCCATCCTCTACCGCAGTCTCCCTACAGCCTACCCcagtctccctccactcctctaccccagtctccctccactcctctaccccagtctACCTACAGCCTACCCCTCTCCCTCCgctcctctaccccagtctccTCCGCTCCTCTACCCAGTCTCCCTACAGCCTACCCCAGTCTCCCTCCGCTCCTCTACCCCAGTCTACCTACAGCCTACCCCAGCTCCCTCCACTCTTCTACCCCAGTCTCCCTACAGCCCACCATAGTctacctccactcctctaccccagtctACCTACAGCCCACCCCAGTCTCCCTtccactcctctaccccagtctcccTACAGCCCACAATAGTctacctccactcctctaccccagtctACCTACAGCCCActccagtctccctccctccactcctctaccccagtctccctacagcccactccagtctccctccctccactcctctaccccatCTCCCTACAGCCTACCCAGTCTCCCTCCgctcctctaccccagtctcccTACAGGCCACAATAGTctacctccactcctctaccccagtctccctacagcctactccagtctccctccctccactcctctaccccagtctccctacagcctaccccagtctccctccgctcctctaccccagtctcccTACAGGCCACAATAG